In Neisseria brasiliensis, the following proteins share a genomic window:
- a CDS encoding restriction endonuclease subunit S has product MHTFIKNLLNGQSVEWKKLWEVTIWDKKFNAVPKENQPKIEKHYYFLASDLKKLAVQDGNVKLLTTNISDLWTTEELAGDKINEGEIIAIPGGGNPIVQYYKGKYITADNRIATSSDKNVLDNKFLYYFLLSRLDLISSFYRGSGIKHPSMFDVLEMKIPIPPLEAQRKIVQVLDNFTELTAELTAELTAELTARKKQYEYYRNLLLDFNNPTGGGNWLFQSRNPFSDGLKVEWKSLGEVILHLRTGLNPRNNFKLNTPDARNSYVTVRELAGTTVEITEKTDKVNDEALHIINNRSNLKVGDILFSGTGTIGRTAFIDKKPENWNIKEGVYAITVNSEIIYPMFLLRLFQSTSILNKIKSLTMGSTVQSIAMADLRKIKIPIPPLETQAQIVAILDKFDTLTHSISEGLPREIELRQKQYEYYRERLLNFDAV; this is encoded by the coding sequence ATGCACACCTTTATTAAAAATCTCTTAAATGGGCAGTCAGTGGAATGGAAAAAGCTTTGGGAGGTAACTATTTGGGATAAAAAATTTAATGCTGTCCCAAAAGAAAACCAACCAAAAATTGAAAAGCACTATTACTTTCTGGCAAGTGATTTAAAAAAATTAGCCGTACAAGATGGTAATGTAAAGCTACTAACAACCAATATATCAGATCTTTGGACAACAGAAGAATTAGCGGGTGATAAGATCAATGAAGGTGAAATTATCGCAATTCCAGGGGGAGGAAATCCCATAGTTCAGTACTACAAAGGCAAATATATTACAGCTGACAATCGTATTGCAACTTCAAGTGATAAAAATGTACTAGATAATAAATTTTTATACTACTTTTTGCTAAGCAGGCTTGATTTAATTAGCTCTTTTTATCGTGGCTCAGGCATCAAACATCCTAGCATGTTTGATGTTCTTGAAATGAAAATCCCCATTCCCCCACTGGAAGCGCAACGTAAAATTGTCCAAGTATTGGACAATTTTACGGAGCTTACAGCGGAGCTTACAGCGGAGCTTACAGCGGAGCTTACAGCGCGAAAAAAACAATATGAATATTACCGCAACCTACTGTTAGATTTTAATAATCCAACAGGGGGGGGTAATTGGCTTTTTCAATCAAGAAACCCTTTTTCAGACGGCCTGAAAGTGGAATGGAAGAGTTTGGGGGAGGTTATTTTACATTTGCGAACAGGATTAAATCCAAGAAATAATTTTAAATTAAATACACCTGATGCAAGAAATTCTTATGTAACCGTGAGGGAATTAGCAGGAACAACTGTTGAGATAACAGAAAAAACAGATAAGGTTAATGATGAAGCATTACATATCATCAATAATCGTTCTAACTTGAAAGTTGGCGATATTCTTTTTTCTGGAACAGGAACAATAGGCAGAACTGCTTTTATTGATAAAAAACCAGAGAATTGGAATATTAAAGAAGGTGTTTATGCAATAACCGTGAACAGTGAGATAATTTATCCAATGTTTTTGTTAAGATTATTTCAGTCTACCTCAATTTTAAACAAAATTAAATCACTCACAATGGGTTCAACAGTTCAAAGCATTGCTATGGCGGACTTAAGAAAAATAAAAATCCCAATCCCCCCATTAGAAACTCAAGCCCAAATTGTCGCCATTCTGGATAAATTTGACACGCTCACGCACTCCATCAGCGAAGGCTTGCCGCGTGAGATTGAATTGCGGCAAAAGCAGTATGAATATTACCGCGAACGCTTGCTGAACTTTGATGCCGTCTGA
- a CDS encoding type I restriction endonuclease subunit R: MTTDTRPIAETNHFIVLDSYDKIDQSGAAYQSESDLERELVADLQAQGYEYRRDLNTHDKLLANVREQLQRLNAMVFSDGEWARFVLEYLDRPSENMIEKTRKIHDNHVCDFVFDDGHIQNIYLVDKKNITRNHLQVINQFAQTGSHANRYDVTVLVNGLPLIQIELKKRGMAIREAFNQVHRYTKESFNHENSLFKFLQIFVISNGTDTRYFANTTRRDKNSFDFTMNWARADNTPIKDLKDFTATFFQKNTLLSVLLRYSVFDVSNTLLIMRPYQIAAAERILWKIRSSAQAKNWSKAESGGFIWHTTGSGKTLTSFKAARLATELEFIDKVFFVVDRKDLDYQTMKEYQRFSPDSVNGSESTAGLKRNLDKNDNKIIVTTIQKLNNLMKSEDNLPIYQKQVVFIFDECHRSQFGEAQKNLKKKFEKFCQFGFTGTPIFPDDIVNGELIRKGNALGTETTQSVFGRQLHSYVITDAIRDEKVLKFKVDYNDVRPQFKSLETEQDLDKLSAAENKQALLHPERIREITQYILDNFKHKTHRLHAGGKGFNAMFAVSSVDAAKAYYEAFKNLQKDHEKPLKVATIFSFAANEEQGAIGSIEDESFEPDAMNSSAKEFLNAAIADYNALFKSNYNTNSREFQNYYRDLAKRVKNQEVDLLIVVGMFLTGFDAPTLNTLFVDKNLRYHGLMQAYSRTNRIYDATKSFGNIVTFRDLEQATIDAITLFGNKNTRNVVLEKSYEEYMEGYTDQQTGEARRGYLEVVQELNTRFPDPDSIVTEKDKKEFAKLFGEYLRVENVLQNYDEFTALKEIQTVNLDDKAAVAEFKDKFHLSDDDFNAIQSVPMPSERVVQDYRSTYNDIRDWLRQQKESEKQNQSQIDWDDVVFEVDLLKSQEINLDYILELIFEHNQKIKDKSALVEEIRRTIRASIGNRAKETLVVDFINETNLDAIEDKPSILDEFYQFAQEKQQQEAEALIEENGLNTEAAKRYLMISLKREYASENGTDLNSVLPKMSPLNPNYLTAKQSIFQKIADFVEKFKGIGGVV, translated from the coding sequence ATGACCACCGACACCCGCCCCATCGCCGAAACCAATCATTTTATCGTCCTAGACAGCTACGACAAAATCGACCAATCAGGCGCAGCCTATCAGAGCGAGAGCGATTTGGAGCGCGAGCTGGTGGCTGACTTACAGGCACAGGGCTACGAATACCGCCGCGATTTGAACACGCATGATAAGCTGCTGGCCAATGTGCGCGAGCAGCTACAGCGGCTCAATGCGATGGTGTTCTCAGACGGCGAATGGGCGCGCTTCGTGCTTGAATATCTTGATAGGCCGTCTGAAAACATGATCGAGAAAACGCGCAAAATCCATGACAATCATGTCTGCGATTTTGTGTTTGATGATGGGCACATCCAAAATATCTACCTTGTCGATAAGAAGAACATCACCCGCAACCACCTGCAGGTGATCAACCAATTCGCCCAAACCGGCAGCCACGCCAACCGCTATGACGTGACGGTCTTGGTGAATGGGCTGCCCTTGATACAGATCGAGCTCAAAAAACGCGGCATGGCGATTCGTGAAGCGTTCAATCAGGTACACCGCTACACCAAAGAAAGCTTTAATCACGAGAATTCTTTATTTAAGTTTCTACAGATTTTTGTGATCAGCAACGGCACAGATACGCGCTATTTCGCCAATACCACCCGCCGCGACAAGAACAGCTTTGACTTTACAATGAACTGGGCGCGTGCGGACAATACACCGATTAAGGATTTAAAAGACTTTACCGCCACGTTCTTTCAGAAAAACACCCTGCTGTCGGTGCTGCTGCGCTATTCGGTGTTCGATGTGTCGAACACGCTGCTAATCATGCGCCCTTATCAAATCGCGGCAGCGGAACGGATTCTGTGGAAAATCAGAAGCTCCGCCCAAGCCAAGAACTGGAGCAAGGCCGAGAGCGGTGGCTTTATTTGGCACACCACCGGCAGCGGCAAAACGTTGACCAGCTTTAAGGCTGCACGTTTGGCAACGGAATTGGAATTTATTGATAAAGTCTTTTTTGTGGTGGACAGAAAAGACCTCGATTATCAAACCATGAAGGAATACCAACGCTTTTCGCCTGATAGCGTCAACGGCTCGGAAAGCACCGCCGGCTTGAAGCGAAATCTGGATAAAAACGACAATAAAATCATCGTTACCACCATTCAAAAGCTGAACAACCTGATGAAATCGGAAGACAATCTGCCGATTTATCAGAAGCAAGTAGTGTTTATTTTTGACGAATGCCACCGCTCACAATTTGGCGAAGCGCAGAAAAATCTGAAGAAGAAATTTGAAAAATTCTGCCAGTTTGGCTTTACCGGCACGCCGATTTTCCCTGATGATATTGTTAATGGCGAGCTAATTAGAAAAGGTAATGCCTTGGGCACAGAGACCACACAGAGTGTATTCGGTCGGCAGTTGCACTCTTATGTGATTACTGATGCGATTCGCGATGAGAAAGTATTGAAGTTCAAGGTTGATTACAATGATGTCCGCCCACAATTCAAATCTTTAGAGACAGAGCAGGATTTGGACAAATTATCTGCCGCGGAAAACAAACAAGCGCTTTTGCACCCCGAGCGCATCCGCGAGATTACGCAGTATATTTTGGATAATTTTAAACACAAAACCCACCGCTTACATGCAGGCGGTAAGGGCTTTAATGCGATGTTTGCCGTGAGTAGTGTGGATGCCGCCAAAGCCTATTACGAAGCGTTTAAAAACCTACAAAAAGACCATGAAAAACCGCTGAAAGTCGCGACCATCTTCTCGTTCGCCGCCAATGAAGAGCAAGGTGCTATTGGCAGCATTGAAGATGAGAGCTTTGAACCTGATGCGATGAACAGTAGCGCCAAGGAATTCTTGAACGCGGCGATTGCTGATTACAACGCTCTATTTAAAAGCAACTACAACACCAATAGTCGCGAATTTCAAAATTATTATCGGGATTTGGCCAAACGCGTCAAAAATCAAGAAGTGGATTTATTAATTGTAGTCGGGATGTTCTTGACCGGCTTCGATGCGCCGACACTAAACACCTTATTCGTAGATAAAAACCTGCGTTATCACGGCTTGATGCAGGCCTATTCACGCACCAACCGCATTTATGACGCTACCAAGTCTTTCGGCAATATCGTGACCTTCCGCGACTTGGAGCAGGCGACCATCGATGCCATCACCCTATTCGGCAACAAAAACACCAGAAACGTGGTGCTAGAGAAAAGCTATGAAGAATATATGGAGGGCTACACCGACCAGCAAACCGGTGAAGCACGACGCGGCTATCTGGAGGTGGTGCAGGAATTAAACACCCGTTTCCCCGATCCTGACAGCATCGTCACCGAGAAGGACAAAAAAGAATTTGCCAAACTATTCGGCGAATACCTGCGCGTGGAAAATGTTTTACAGAATTACGATGAATTCACCGCACTCAAAGAAATACAGACGGTTAATCTTGATGATAAAGCTGCGGTGGCGGAATTTAAAGATAAGTTCCATTTAAGCGATGATGATTTCAACGCTATCCAGAGCGTACCGATGCCGTCTGAAAGAGTGGTGCAGGATTATCGTTCTACCTATAACGACATCCGCGATTGGCTACGCCAGCAAAAAGAATCAGAGAAACAAAACCAAAGCCAAATCGATTGGGATGATGTGGTTTTTGAAGTGGATTTGTTAAAGTCACAAGAAATCAACTTGGACTATATTTTGGAATTGATTTTTGAACACAATCAAAAAATCAAAGACAAAAGCGCTTTGGTGGAAGAAATCCGCCGCACCATCCGCGCCAGTATCGGCAACCGCGCCAAAGAAACTTTGGTGGTGGATTTCATCAATGAAACCAATTTGGATGCCATTGAAGACAAGCCGTCTATTCTAGATGAATTCTATCAATTCGCCCAAGAAAAACAGCAACAGGAAGCAGAAGCGCTGATTGAAGAGAATGGCTTGAATACCGAGGCAGCCAAGCGCTACCTAATGATCTCACTCAAACGCGAATATGCCAGCGAAAACGGCACGGATTTGAATAGTGTATTACCCAAAATGAGCCCACTCAACCCTAACTATTTGACCGCCAAGCAGAGCATTTTCCAAAAAATTGCTGATTTTGTGGAGAAATTCAAAGGTATTGGTGGTGTAGTGTAG
- a CDS encoding virulence RhuM family protein, with protein sequence MGDSQIIIFNRDDGGIGINVRVEGDTVWLTQKAMAELFDVNTPAISKHLSNIFNEGELQREATVSKMEIVQTEGARQVARLVDFYNLDAIISVGYRINSAKATQFRIWATQILKEYLIKGFAMDDERLKNVGGGSYFKELLDRIRDIRSSEKVMYRQVLDLYATAIDYTAKSDESILFFKTVQNKLHYAAHGHTASEVIYFRVDSDKPFAGLQNFKGTQPTQAEAMIAKNYLTEQELKVLNNLVSAYFDFAELNAIEEKPMTMQDYINGLDRLLNATGREVLQGAGSISHAQAETKAKSGYKKYKAKTLSDVEKSYLEVISHLNKTAKKASKK encoded by the coding sequence ATGGGCGATAGTCAAATTATTATTTTTAATCGTGATGATGGTGGTATTGGCATCAATGTTAGGGTTGAGGGCGATACGGTATGGCTCACGCAAAAAGCAATGGCGGAACTGTTTGATGTAAATACGCCAGCCATCAGTAAACATTTGAGTAATATTTTTAATGAAGGAGAGTTGCAACGAGAGGCAACTGTTTCCAAAATGGAAATAGTTCAGACAGAGGGTGCAAGACAAGTGGCAAGATTGGTGGATTTTTATAATCTTGATGCAATTATTTCAGTTGGTTATCGCATTAATTCCGCCAAAGCAACCCAATTTCGCATTTGGGCAACTCAAATTCTAAAAGAATATCTTATCAAAGGTTTTGCAATGGATGATGAACGCCTAAAAAATGTTGGGGGAGGTTCATATTTTAAAGAATTGCTAGACCGTATTAGAGATATTCGTTCTAGTGAAAAAGTGATGTATCGTCAGGTATTGGATCTATATGCCACAGCAATAGACTATACAGCAAAGAGTGATGAAAGCATTTTGTTTTTCAAGACTGTACAAAATAAATTGCATTATGCCGCTCACGGTCATACAGCCAGCGAGGTTATTTATTTTCGTGTAGATAGCGATAAGCCGTTTGCTGGATTGCAAAATTTTAAGGGTACACAGCCCACGCAAGCCGAAGCAATGATAGCCAAAAATTATCTTACCGAACAAGAATTAAAGGTTTTAAATAATTTGGTATCGGCTTATTTTGATTTTGCTGAACTAAACGCCATAGAAGAAAAACCAATGACTATGCAGGATTATATCAATGGGCTGGATAGATTATTAAATGCTACAGGGCGAGAAGTGTTGCAGGGAGCTGGTAGCATATCGCACGCACAAGCAGAAACAAAAGCCAAAAGCGGATATAAAAAATACAAGGCAAAAACCTTGTCCGATGTAGAAAAGTCCTACCTTGAAGTCATTAGTCATTTAAACAAGACAGCCAAAAAAGCGAGTAAAAAATAA
- a CDS encoding virulence RhuM family protein: MDDLIIYNSDDGKVQVALLVADDEAWLTQSQLAELFDTSVPNIATHIKNIIEDNELDADSVIKDYLITAQDGKHYQVKHYALAMILAVGFRVRSPRGVQFRRWANTQLRAFLDKGFLLDKDRLKNPQGRLDHLPKICRL; this comes from the coding sequence ATGGATGATTTGATTATCTACAACAGCGATGACGGCAAGGTCCAAGTGGCTTTATTGGTTGCCGATGATGAAGCCTGGCTGACGCAAAGCCAGCTTGCCGAACTTTTTGACACCTCGGTGCCCAACATTGCCACGCACATCAAAAACATCATAGAAGACAATGAATTGGATGCAGATTCAGTTATTAAGGATTATTTAATAACTGCCCAAGACGGCAAGCATTATCAGGTCAAGCATTATGCCTTGGCGATGATTTTGGCCGTGGGTTTTCGTGTCCGCAGTCCGCGCGGGGTGCAGTTTCGCCGTTGGGCAAATACGCAGTTGCGCGCCTTTTTGGATAAGGGCTTTCTGCTGGATAAAGACCGCTTGAAAAATCCGCAAGGCAGGCTGGACCATTTGCCGAAGATTTGCAGGCTTTGA
- the carB gene encoding carbamoyl-phosphate synthase large subunit, with product MPKRTDLKSILIIGAGPIVIGQACEFDYSGAQACKALREEGYKVILVNSNPATIMTDPEMADVTYIEPITWQTVEKIIAKERPDAVLPTMGGQTALNCALDLARNGVLAKYNVELIGATEDAIDKAEDRGRFKEAMAKIGLHCPKSFVCHTMNEALAAQEQVGFPTLIRPSFTMGGSGGGIAYNRDEFLAICERGFDASPTHELLIEQSVLGWKEYEMEVVRDKNDNCIIICSIENFDPMGVHTGDSITVAPAQTLTDKEYQIMRNASLAVLREIGVDTGGSNVQFAINPENGEMIVIEMNPRVSRSSALASKATGFPIAKVAAKLAVGFTLDELQNDITGGRTPASFEPSIDYVITKIPRFAFEKFPAADDRLTTQMKSVGEVMAMGRTIQESFQKALRGLETGLCGFNPRSTDKSEIRRELANPGPERMLFVADAFRAGFSKEEVFDICAIDPWFLAQIEDLVQEEQKVSDGQLADLDYAALRRLKRKGFSDKRLAQLLNISEKEVREHRYALNLHPVYKRVDTCAAEFATDTAYLYSTYEEECEARPSDRKKVMILGGGPNRIGQGIEFDYCCVHAALSLRESGFETIMVNCNPETVSTDFDTSDRLYFEPLTLEDVLEIVRKENPWGVIVHYGGQTPLKLANALVENGVNIIGTSADSIDAAEDRERFQKVLNDLGLRQPPNRIAHNEEEALVLAEEIGYPLVVRPSYVLGGRAMQVVHTQEQLKTYMREAVQVSEDSPVLLDFFLNNAIEVDVDCVSDGTEVVIGGIMQHVEQAGIHSGDSGCSLPPYSLSQEIQDEIRRQTVAMAKALDVKGLMNVQFAVQDDVVFVLEVNPRASRTVPFVSKATSVPLAKVGARAMAGISLKEQGVEKEVIPDFYAVKEAVFPFIKFPGVDTILGPEMRSTGEVMGVGASFGEAYYKAQLGAGERLPASGKVFLAVRDEDKPLLTKTAKNFQALGYEIVATRGTAAYLKEQGIEVGVVNKVLEGRPHIVDAIKNDEIALVVNTVASDAQSVADSHSIRRTSLTQRVPQYTTIAGGEAMSEGAKSRDHLGVYSVQELHGRLKKK from the coding sequence ATGCCCAAACGTACCGACCTAAAATCCATCTTAATCATCGGCGCCGGCCCGATTGTCATCGGCCAAGCCTGCGAATTTGACTATTCGGGCGCTCAAGCCTGTAAAGCCTTGCGTGAAGAAGGCTATAAAGTCATTCTGGTAAACTCGAATCCGGCCACCATCATGACCGACCCGGAAATGGCCGATGTGACCTACATCGAGCCGATTACTTGGCAGACAGTGGAAAAAATCATCGCCAAAGAGCGTCCTGATGCGGTATTGCCGACCATGGGCGGCCAAACGGCGCTGAACTGCGCGTTGGATTTGGCGCGCAACGGTGTGTTGGCGAAATACAATGTCGAATTGATTGGCGCAACTGAAGATGCCATCGACAAAGCCGAAGACCGTGGCCGCTTTAAAGAAGCAATGGCGAAAATCGGTTTGCATTGCCCGAAATCGTTTGTCTGCCACACCATGAACGAAGCTTTGGCGGCGCAAGAGCAAGTCGGCTTTCCAACGCTGATTCGTCCTTCGTTTACCATGGGTGGTTCGGGCGGCGGTATTGCGTATAACCGCGATGAATTTTTGGCGATTTGCGAACGCGGTTTCGATGCGTCCCCTACCCATGAATTGCTGATTGAGCAATCGGTACTCGGCTGGAAAGAGTACGAAATGGAAGTGGTGCGCGACAAAAACGACAACTGCATCATCATCTGCTCGATTGAAAACTTCGACCCGATGGGCGTGCACACCGGCGACTCCATCACCGTTGCCCCTGCGCAAACGTTGACCGACAAAGAATACCAAATCATGCGTAATGCTTCTTTGGCGGTGTTGCGCGAAATCGGTGTGGACACCGGCGGCTCCAACGTTCAATTCGCCATCAACCCTGAAAACGGCGAAATGATCGTGATTGAGATGAACCCGCGCGTATCGCGTTCGTCTGCATTGGCTTCTAAAGCCACCGGCTTCCCGATTGCCAAAGTAGCGGCCAAATTGGCCGTGGGCTTTACGTTGGACGAATTGCAAAACGACATCACCGGCGGCCGCACGCCCGCATCATTTGAGCCGTCTATCGACTATGTGATTACCAAAATCCCGCGCTTTGCCTTTGAAAAATTCCCGGCCGCCGACGACCGCCTGACCACGCAAATGAAATCGGTGGGCGAAGTGATGGCCATGGGTCGCACCATTCAAGAATCGTTCCAAAAAGCCTTGCGTGGCTTGGAAACCGGCTTGTGCGGCTTTAATCCGCGCTCGACCGATAAATCAGAAATCCGCCGCGAATTGGCCAACCCGGGCCCTGAGCGTATGCTGTTTGTGGCCGATGCCTTCCGTGCTGGTTTCAGCAAAGAAGAAGTGTTCGACATCTGCGCCATCGACCCTTGGTTCTTGGCACAAATCGAAGACTTGGTGCAAGAAGAGCAAAAAGTTTCAGACGGCCAATTAGCTGATTTGGACTACGCGGCTTTACGCCGTCTGAAACGCAAAGGTTTCTCCGACAAACGCTTGGCGCAATTGCTGAACATCAGCGAAAAAGAAGTGCGCGAACACCGCTATGCCTTGAATCTGCATCCTGTTTATAAACGCGTCGACACCTGCGCAGCTGAGTTCGCCACCGACACCGCTTACCTGTATTCGACTTACGAAGAAGAATGCGAAGCGCGCCCGAGCGACCGCAAAAAAGTGATGATTCTCGGCGGCGGTCCGAACCGCATCGGCCAAGGCATCGAGTTTGACTACTGCTGCGTACACGCTGCCCTGTCGCTGCGCGAATCCGGTTTTGAAACCATCATGGTCAACTGTAACCCTGAAACCGTTTCGACCGACTTCGACACCAGCGACCGCCTGTATTTCGAGCCGCTGACCTTGGAAGACGTATTGGAAATCGTGCGCAAAGAAAACCCTTGGGGCGTGATTGTGCATTACGGCGGCCAAACCCCGCTGAAACTGGCCAACGCCTTGGTAGAAAACGGCGTGAACATCATCGGCACATCTGCCGACAGCATTGACGCCGCCGAAGACCGCGAACGCTTCCAAAAAGTGCTCAACGATTTAGGCTTGCGCCAACCGCCTAACCGCATTGCCCACAACGAAGAAGAAGCCCTTGTGTTGGCAGAAGAAATCGGCTATCCGCTAGTGGTTCGCCCGTCTTACGTATTGGGCGGCCGCGCCATGCAGGTAGTGCATACCCAAGAGCAATTGAAAACCTATATGCGCGAAGCGGTGCAGGTTTCCGAAGACAGCCCGGTATTGCTCGACTTCTTCTTGAACAACGCCATTGAAGTCGATGTCGACTGCGTTTCAGACGGCACCGAAGTCGTGATTGGCGGCATCATGCAACACGTCGAACAAGCCGGTATCCACTCGGGCGACTCAGGCTGCTCATTACCGCCATACTCGCTGAGCCAAGAGATTCAAGACGAAATCCGCCGCCAAACCGTCGCCATGGCCAAAGCCTTGGACGTAAAAGGCCTGATGAACGTGCAATTTGCCGTGCAAGACGATGTTGTGTTCGTATTGGAAGTGAATCCACGCGCTTCACGTACCGTGCCGTTTGTGTCGAAAGCCACTTCCGTGCCGTTGGCCAAAGTCGGCGCACGCGCCATGGCCGGCATCAGCCTGAAAGAGCAAGGCGTTGAAAAAGAAGTGATTCCGGATTTCTACGCCGTGAAAGAAGCCGTGTTCCCGTTCATCAAATTCCCGGGCGTGGACACCATTTTAGGCCCTGAAATGCGCTCAACCGGCGAAGTAATGGGCGTAGGCGCCAGCTTCGGCGAAGCCTACTACAAAGCGCAACTGGGCGCAGGCGAACGCTTACCGGCCAGCGGCAAAGTCTTCTTAGCCGTACGCGACGAAGACAAACCGCTACTGACCAAAACCGCGAAAAACTTCCAAGCCTTGGGCTACGAAATCGTCGCCACACGCGGCACCGCAGCCTACTTGAAAGAGCAAGGCATCGAAGTCGGCGTGGTGAACAAAGTGTTGGAAGGCCGTCCGCACATCGTTGACGCCATCAAAAACGATGAAATCGCCTTAGTGGTGAACACCGTCGCCAGCGATGCGCAATCGGTTGCCGACAGCCACAGCATCCGCCGCACCTCCCTGACCCAACGCGTGCCACAATACACCACCATCGCCGGCGGCGAAGCCATGAGCGAAGGTGCCAAAAGCCGCGACCACTTGGGCGTGTACAGCGTGCAAGAATTACATGGCCGTCTGAAAAAAAAATAA
- a CDS encoding type I restriction-modification system subunit M — protein sequence MTGIQQRAELQRRIWQIANEVRGSVDGWDFKQYVLGTLFYRFISENFAAYIEAGDDSVDYASFPDDSPILEQIKEDTIKTKGYFIYPSQLFKNVAAKAHQNDQLNTDLKAIFDAIESSANGYDSERDIKGLFADFDTTSNRLGNTVADKNKRLSAVLKGVAELNFGNFEHNQIDLFGDAYEFLISNYAANAGKSGGEFFTPQHVSKLIAKLAMHGQSSINKIYDPAAGSGSLLLQAKKQFDEHIIQDGFFGQEINHTTYNLARMNMFLHNINYDKFEIALGDTLLSPQFGDGKPFDAIVSNPPYSINWIGSDDPTLINDERFAPAGVLAPKSKADFAFILHALNYLSARGRAAIVTFPGIFYRGGAEQKIRKYLVENNYVETVISLAPNLFFGTSIAVNILVLAKNKKDHNVQFIDASKLFKKETNNNILTDDHIAQIVQTFADKSETAHFSINVADSQIAENDFNLSVSSYVEAEDTREVIDIAVLNEEIRQTVSKISTLRQSIDEIIKEIEV from the coding sequence ATGACCGGCATCCAACAACGCGCCGAACTACAACGCCGCATCTGGCAAATCGCCAACGAAGTACGCGGCTCGGTGGACGGCTGGGATTTCAAGCAATACGTTCTGGGCACCTTGTTCTACCGCTTCATCAGCGAGAACTTCGCCGCCTATATCGAAGCGGGCGATGACAGCGTGGATTATGCCAGCTTCCCCGATGACAGCCCAATTTTAGAACAAATCAAAGAAGACACCATCAAGACCAAAGGCTACTTCATCTACCCTAGCCAACTGTTCAAAAACGTCGCCGCCAAAGCCCATCAAAACGACCAGCTCAACACCGACCTAAAGGCGATCTTTGATGCCATCGAATCATCTGCCAACGGCTACGACTCTGAGCGCGACATCAAAGGCTTGTTTGCCGATTTTGATACCACGTCCAACCGCCTAGGCAACACCGTCGCCGACAAAAACAAACGCCTGTCAGCCGTCCTAAAAGGCGTGGCAGAACTGAACTTTGGCAACTTTGAGCACAACCAAATCGACCTATTCGGCGATGCTTATGAATTCTTGATCTCAAACTACGCCGCCAACGCAGGCAAATCAGGCGGCGAATTCTTCACCCCGCAACACGTCTCCAAGCTCATCGCCAAGCTTGCCATGCATGGTCAGAGCAGCATCAACAAAATCTACGACCCCGCCGCAGGTTCGGGCAGCTTGCTATTACAAGCCAAAAAGCAATTCGACGAACACATCATCCAAGATGGCTTCTTCGGGCAGGAGATCAACCACACCACCTACAACCTTGCGCGGATGAACATGTTCCTGCATAACATCAATTACGACAAGTTCGAGATTGCGCTCGGCGACACCCTGCTCAGCCCGCAATTTGGCGACGGCAAGCCCTTTGACGCCATCGTCTCCAATCCGCCCTACTCGATTAACTGGATCGGCTCGGACGACCCCACACTCATCAATGACGAACGTTTCGCCCCTGCCGGTGTGCTCGCGCCCAAGTCTAAGGCCGATTTTGCCTTCATCCTGCACGCGCTGAATTACCTGTCGGCACGCGGTCGCGCGGCGATTGTGACCTTTCCGGGGATTTTTTACCGTGGCGGCGCAGAACAGAAGATCCGCAAATATCTGGTAGAAAATAACTACGTCGAGACCGTCATCTCCCTTGCGCCCAATCTGTTCTTTGGCACGAGCATTGCCGTGAATATCCTAGTATTGGCAAAGAACAAAAAAGACCACAACGTCCAATTTATCGATGCCAGCAAATTATTCAAAAAAGAAACCAACAACAACATCCTAACTGATGACCACATCGCCCAAATCGTACAAACTTTCGCCGACAAAAGCGAAACCGCGCATTTCAGCATTAACGTTGCAGACAGCCAAATCGCCGAAAACGATTTTAATCTTTCCGTTTCCAGCTATGTGGAAGCCGAAGACACGCGCGAAGTGATTGACATCGCCGTCCTAAACGAAGAAATCCGCCAAACGGTCAGTAAAATTAGCACTTTACGCCAAAGTATTGATGAGATTATAAAAGAGATTGAGGTGTAA